TAAATTTTTCAAAGGGGTCATGTTAGGAGCCGTTGCAGGGGGACTTCTGTCTCTGCTGGACAAAAAAACACGTGAGGAAGTCGGTACCTCCCTGAAAAATGGCGGCGAATACCTGTCTGCCTATACAAGAAATCCCCAAAGCCTGGTCGATGCGTCGAAGGACGTGTATGAAAAGCTGCGGACAACCGCAGATCAGGTGGGCAGGGATATTCAATTCATCAGTGAAAAGGTGGAAGAAATCAAAGGGATGTCCCCGCAGGTGAAGGAAATCATCGATGAGACGAGAGAAACGTTTGAAGATTCATCAGAAGCATACAAAGAGACGTTCTCAGATCGGGAAACATCAAATGAACTGACCCTGTCAGATGAAGAAAATCAACCGATTGCATCATCTTTCAAGGGCTACTAATCAAACGGGGTGAGAAGATGTCTGAAGAAACGGTTAAAGGAGGATGGAAAGGATTTTCAAAAAGTCTTTTCTCGAATATCAGTGAGAATGATGTAACGGGTCTTGCGGCTCAGATTGCTTATTACTTTCTATTGTCACTCTTTCCGCTGCTGATCTTCATCGTGACCCTCTTGCCATATCTGCCTGTCGAACAGGGGGATCTGCTCGGCGTCGTCAGGGATTTCGCACCGGGCGAGACGATGGCGATGATCGAGGAGACGCTGGAGGATGTCATGACGAATCGTAATTCCGGATTGCTGTCTATCAGTATCATTGCCACGATCTGGTCAGCTTCGAATGGGATGAATGCGATCGTGAAAAGCCTGAACAGAGCATATGATGTGGGAGAATCAAGGTCGTTCATCGCCACCCGCCTCATGTCGATCCTTTTGACGCTCGGCATGATTTTAGTATTTGTGGTAGCCCTTTTGCTTCCAGTATTCGGAAAGCAGATCGGCATATTCCTTTTCTCCCAATTCGGATTTTCCGAGCAGTTCCTGTCGATATGGAATGCGATCCGCTGGGCGATCAGTCCGATCATCCTTTTCATTGTGTTTGTCGGATTGTATTATTTCGCTCCAAGTAAACGGATCAAGTGCTTAAGTGCCTTCCCGGGGGCAATCTTTGCGACGCTCGGCTGGGTACTCGTTTCCCTGGCGTTCTCCTTTTATGTAGGGAGCTTCGGAAATTACTCGGCGACCTACGGGAGCATCGGGGGGATCATCGTCCTCATGATCTGGTTTTATCTAACCGGGATCATCATCATGATCGGCGGTGAAATCAACGCATTAGTCACCATTAAGGAGCATGATTCGTGTTAAAATAGGGGAAATTGTTCCCCGGACATAGGAATGGATAAACAAGGGGAAGATGCTATTGAACACATTGTTCGGTAGGTCTTCTTTTTTTATGCTTAAACACAAAGGAGGTGGGACGCATGTTGGTAGCGGCAATGATCGAGCGGCTCGGCATCATCGTGACGATTGCATTTGTGATGACGAGGATCAGCTTTTTCCGTCACTTGATCGAGAAGCGGAATCATGTGAAAAAGAGGCAGACGATCCTGATCATCTTATTATTTGGTTTCTTCGGGATCGTCGGTACATATACAGGCTTGATTGTGAATCCATTTCAGGAGGAGTACACCAAATGGCAGTGGCATCTCCAGCAAAATGAGGCGATCGCGAACTCAAGGGTGATCGGGGTCGTGGTGGCTGGTCTCCTTGGGGGACCTTGGATCGGGCTCGGTGCAGGACTCGTTGCCGGTGTTCACCGCTATTTCCTTGGCGGTTTCACAGCCTTCTCCTGTGGGATTTCGACGGTGCTCGCAGGTCTTTTGGCAGGATGGATCGGGAAGCGGGAAAAGAAAAACCGGCTCGTTTCCCCGCAGAAAGCATTTCTCGTCGGCTTTATCGCAGAAGGGATGCAGATGCTTCTCATCCTGCTGTTATCCAAACCATTCAACGATGCCTACCTGCTCGTTTCCGATATCGGCTTGCCGATGATCCTCGCGAACGGCGTCGGCACCGGTATTTTTTTGCTGATCATCAAGAGTGTATTCCATGAAGAGGAGCGGATGGGTGCGGCCCAATCACAGAAGGCACTGCGGCTCGCCGATTCCACCGTCAAATATATGCGCAAAGGGCTCAATGCCGTGTCGGCACAGGCTACTTGTGAAATTCTGATGAGGGATGTAAATGCCCTCGCCGTTTCGATCACCAACACGTCCCATATTCTTGCCCATGTGGGACTTGCATCGGATCATCATCACGAAGGCAGGCCGATTCAAACCGAAGCGACGAAGAAAGTGATCGGAACCGGTGAACTGATGAAAGTAGGCAGGGAGGATATCCAGTGCGACCGGGATGGGTGCCCATTGGGCGCAGCGATCATGGCGCCTCTGCTCAAAGGGGATGAGATCGTCGGGACGTTGAAATTCTATTTTCACTCTGAAAAGGAAATCACCCCGATCCTGATGGAATTGACCAAAGGAATCGCGACCCTTCTCAGTCACCAGCTTGAGCTGGCAGAGATCGATACACATAAAGAACTGGCGAAGCAGTCAGAAGTGAAGGCCCTTCAAGCCCAGATCAATCCCCACTTTCTGTTCAATACGATCAATGTCATCGTATCGCTTACAAGAATCAATCCGGATAAGGCAAGGACGCTGCTGATCGCCCTTTCACAGTTTGTGAGGCAGAACCTGACCGGAAGCACGAAATCCACCTCGACACTGAAGGAAGAATGCCAGCATGTGCAGTCTTATCTTGCGATTGAGGAGGCACGGTTCTTTGACAGGCTGAGCGTTGTCTATGAAATCGATGAAGACGCACTGCAGGCGAAAGTCCCTTCCATCACCCTTCAGCCGCTGGTTGAGAATGCGATCAAGCATGGAATGAAGAATGTGGAAGAAGGATTTGTTCTGAAAATCACCATCTCTGAAAGCGGGGGCGGTGTGACAGTTTCGGTATCGGATAACGGATACGGCATACTTGAAGACAGGTTGGATCAGCTGTTGGAAGCTCCCGTTGAATCACATTCAGGCACAGGGATCGGACTTTATAACGTAAATAAAAGATTGGAAATGATGATGGGGAAAGACGCCGGACTGTCGATCTCTTCCTCAATTGGCAAAGGCACGACTGTCAAATTTACGCTAAGGAGTGAAAAGGGATGAAAGTCGCCATAATCGATGATGAACCGTATAGCCGGGAGGAAATGAAGCACCTTTTAAGCGGATATCCGTGGGTGGATGTTGTAGGGGAAGCAAGCTCAGCAGAAAAAGGCTTGGAAATCATCCTGACGAAGGAACCGGACGTCTTATTCCTCGATATTGAAATGCCAGGAATGAGCGGAGTGGATTTGGCAGAAGCACTTCAGAAAATGAAGCGGAAGCCTCAAATCGTCTTTGCCACTGCGTATCCTGACTACGCCCTGAAAGCATTCAGGGTGGAAGCTGTCGATTACCTTCTGAAGCCGTTCGAGGAAGAGCAGCTTGCCCGGACGATGGAACGGTTGAAACATGTGTTGAAAGTCGAGGATAAAGAGCAGTCACCTTCGATTGGAAAGCTGGCTGTGCAGGATGAGGACAAAATCGTTTTCATCAACCCGAAAGACATTCTATATATTTACCGTGAGGAGCGGGAAACCGTCATCTGTACGGAGAAAAAGAAATACACATGCAGGCTGCCGATCAAGGATCTGGAAGCGAAGCTGACGACCTATCCATTCTTTCGGGTTCACAAAAGCTATCTCGTACAGCTCCCGTTTGTCGACGAACTGATTCCATGGGGGAGCGGCGTCTATCAGCTGAAAGTCCACGGCGCAGGCGAGTCTATCCCGGTGAGCAGGAACTATGTGAAAGAGCTTCGAGAACGGTTGGAGCTGTAAGTGGTACCAGGCAGAAAGACGGCCTGGTACTTTTTTTCTGCATGTCAACCGCGCCAACCGACATGTCGACCTTGATTTCTGACACGTTAAACAGAATGTGACGAAACGGTGAATATGGTTGCTATAATGAAAGCGTATTCATAAACGAACGAAAGGGGATCACTTGAATGATCACATTTCTGGTCGCAATCATTGTTTTAATCATCGGGTATTTCACATATGGAAAATTAATTGAAAAGATTTTTGGCATCAATGAAAACAGGTCGACGCCTGCGTATGCAAAGGCGGACGGAGTGGATTACGTTCCTATGGACACGAAGCGTAATTCCATGATCCAGTTATTAAATATTGCCGGTGTCGGACCGATATTCGGACCGATCATGGGCGCATTGTACGGACCGGTTGCTTTCCTTTGGATCGTGCTCGGTGCAATCTTTGCAGGAGCGGTTCATGATTATTTGACCGGTATGATTTCCATCCGTAACGGAGGGGCTCACTTACCGGAGCTTGCAGGGAGGTTCCTTGGCAAGACGATGAAACATGTCGTCAATGCATTCTCGATTCTGTTATTGGTCCTTGTAGGGACTGTGTTTGTAACGGCACCTGCAGCACTGATTGCGAACTTAACGCCTGCTTGGATTTCACTGGGTGTCATCATTGCCGCAATCTTTGTGTATTATATTGTCGCTACGCTCTTGCCGATCGATAAAATCATCGGAAAAGTCTATCCGCTATTCGGGGCGCTTCTTCTGATCAGTGCGGTCGGAATCGGAGCAGGATTGGTGATCACAGGAGCAGACATCCCTGAAATGTCACTCACGAATATGCATCCTGATTCAGTAGCGATCTTTCCACTGTTATTCCTGACGATTTCATGCGGGGCACTGTCAGGTTTCCATGCCACACAGTCACCGATCATTTCAAGAACGACTCAAAATGAAAAGAACGGACGTAAAATTTTCTACGGTATGATGATCCTTGAAGCGATCATCGCGATGATCTGGGCAGCGGCAGCGATGAGCCTGTTCGAGCCGGGTGAACTGAGCGCCGTGCTTAAAGAAGGCGGACCTGCAGCGGTCGTAAGTGAAGTATCGGTCTTGATGCTTGGTTCGATCGGCGGTACACTTGCGATCCTTGGTGTCATCGTCCTTCCTATCACATCAGGTGATACATCATTCAGAAGTGCACGTATGATCATCGCTGATTACATCAAAGTCGGACAGGTGAAGATGAGCAACCGACTATGGATCGCGGTTCCACTGTTTATCGTATCAGTTGTGCTTACACGAATGGACTTCAACCTGTTATGGAGATACTTCTCCTGGGCAAATCAATCCACGGCGATGATTGCCCTATGGGTAGGTGCCATGTACCTCGGCCTTCAGAAGAAGCCGCACTGGGTAGCAACCATCCCGGCGATCTTCATGACGATGGTGACATTCACTTATATCCTGAGTGCACCGATCGGCTTTGGCCTTTCAATGGGCACAGCATACATGGGCGCATCTGCCGTGACGATTATCGTGATATCAGCCTTTATCTACACATTGAGAAAGCGCTTAAACGACGGAAGCGTCATCCAGGTTGACGAAGAAGTGCCACAGCCTGCAGCATAAATGGAGAGTTTTCCGGTAATTACCGGGAAACTCTTTTTCCTTTTCGCACACAATAAGAATGGTTCACAAAACGCTTCATAGGAGTGATTCCCCATGACAAAGAAAACGAAAAAAGACGGCGGTACGAAACAAAACGGAAAGCATAAACCGACACAGAAAACATCAGGTTCTGCAAACGGTCAGAACGGATACCACTAGAAACAGATTGCCAATCCTTTATGGATTGGCTTTTTTATTTCACTGCCGAGATGTTTTATTCAACATGATGGTTTATAATAAAGGGAGTTTCAAAAAATTTGCAATCTCAAAAGGAGATCCCATTATGTCGAATAATGATCAACCAATACAGCCAGAAAAGAAAAAAATCAGCCTGCAGGAAGCAATGAAGCAACAGCTTGCGAAGAAGAAAGAAGCCCAAGCCGGCGGAAAACAATCAACAGGCGGACTGGCTTCAAACCAACGCATGCAAAGCCAGCAGACGAAGAAGCCAAGCAACACTCGTCGCAAGATGGGAAGCTGATGAAGGGGGAGCGCTCGTAAAGACGAGGGCTCTTTTTTTATACAAAAAACCAAACCTTTTCCCTGCGAGCATCGTCAAAGTACTAGAAATGAGGTGATGACCCAATGAGTGAAGACCAGGCATATGACATTTCCCTGACAAAGGATGACCTATTGGAAGAAGTCATGAGTCGATACGGGAAAGAAGTGCTGTACATTGCCTACACTTATGTGAAGGACCACAGTGTGGCGGAAGATATCGCCCAAGAGGTGTTTGTGAAGTTTTATCAACGTTATGATTCGTTCCGGCACGAGTCATCCCTGAAGACCTGGATCATTCGGATCACAATCAACCAGAGCAAGGACCACCTCAAGAAATGGGAAACGAAGAAGCTGCTGTTTACCAACAAACTTCATGACGTGATTCAAGTTGGGAAGGGAAATAGACCTGATGAGCAGGTTCTACATAAGGAAACGGGCAGGGAACTGCATAACAGATTATTATCCCTTCCCGTCAAGTACCGTGAAATTCTGTTCCTGTATTATTATGAGGGATTGAAAATACATGAAATCGCCGACTGTTTGCACATTAATATCAATACGGCCAAAACGAGATTGAGGACAGGGAAAGAG
The nucleotide sequence above comes from Bacillus sp. KH172YL63. Encoded proteins:
- a CDS encoding YtxH domain-containing protein, coding for MGSNKFFKGVMLGAVAGGLLSLLDKKTREEVGTSLKNGGEYLSAYTRNPQSLVDASKDVYEKLRTTADQVGRDIQFISEKVEEIKGMSPQVKEIIDETRETFEDSSEAYKETFSDRETSNELTLSDEENQPIASSFKGY
- a CDS encoding YihY/virulence factor BrkB family protein; amino-acid sequence: MSEETVKGGWKGFSKSLFSNISENDVTGLAAQIAYYFLLSLFPLLIFIVTLLPYLPVEQGDLLGVVRDFAPGETMAMIEETLEDVMTNRNSGLLSISIIATIWSASNGMNAIVKSLNRAYDVGESRSFIATRLMSILLTLGMILVFVVALLLPVFGKQIGIFLFSQFGFSEQFLSIWNAIRWAISPIILFIVFVGLYYFAPSKRIKCLSAFPGAIFATLGWVLVSLAFSFYVGSFGNYSATYGSIGGIIVLMIWFYLTGIIIMIGGEINALVTIKEHDSC
- a CDS encoding sensor histidine kinase; protein product: MLVAAMIERLGIIVTIAFVMTRISFFRHLIEKRNHVKKRQTILIILLFGFFGIVGTYTGLIVNPFQEEYTKWQWHLQQNEAIANSRVIGVVVAGLLGGPWIGLGAGLVAGVHRYFLGGFTAFSCGISTVLAGLLAGWIGKREKKNRLVSPQKAFLVGFIAEGMQMLLILLLSKPFNDAYLLVSDIGLPMILANGVGTGIFLLIIKSVFHEEERMGAAQSQKALRLADSTVKYMRKGLNAVSAQATCEILMRDVNALAVSITNTSHILAHVGLASDHHHEGRPIQTEATKKVIGTGELMKVGREDIQCDRDGCPLGAAIMAPLLKGDEIVGTLKFYFHSEKEITPILMELTKGIATLLSHQLELAEIDTHKELAKQSEVKALQAQINPHFLFNTINVIVSLTRINPDKARTLLIALSQFVRQNLTGSTKSTSTLKEECQHVQSYLAIEEARFFDRLSVVYEIDEDALQAKVPSITLQPLVENAIKHGMKNVEEGFVLKITISESGGGVTVSVSDNGYGILEDRLDQLLEAPVESHSGTGIGLYNVNKRLEMMMGKDAGLSISSSIGKGTTVKFTLRSEKG
- a CDS encoding LytR/AlgR family response regulator transcription factor, with the translated sequence MKVAIIDDEPYSREEMKHLLSGYPWVDVVGEASSAEKGLEIILTKEPDVLFLDIEMPGMSGVDLAEALQKMKRKPQIVFATAYPDYALKAFRVEAVDYLLKPFEEEQLARTMERLKHVLKVEDKEQSPSIGKLAVQDEDKIVFINPKDILYIYREERETVICTEKKKYTCRLPIKDLEAKLTTYPFFRVHKSYLVQLPFVDELIPWGSGVYQLKVHGAGESIPVSRNYVKELRERLEL
- a CDS encoding carbon starvation CstA family protein — its product is MITFLVAIIVLIIGYFTYGKLIEKIFGINENRSTPAYAKADGVDYVPMDTKRNSMIQLLNIAGVGPIFGPIMGALYGPVAFLWIVLGAIFAGAVHDYLTGMISIRNGGAHLPELAGRFLGKTMKHVVNAFSILLLVLVGTVFVTAPAALIANLTPAWISLGVIIAAIFVYYIVATLLPIDKIIGKVYPLFGALLLISAVGIGAGLVITGADIPEMSLTNMHPDSVAIFPLLFLTISCGALSGFHATQSPIISRTTQNEKNGRKIFYGMMILEAIIAMIWAAAAMSLFEPGELSAVLKEGGPAAVVSEVSVLMLGSIGGTLAILGVIVLPITSGDTSFRSARMIIADYIKVGQVKMSNRLWIAVPLFIVSVVLTRMDFNLLWRYFSWANQSTAMIALWVGAMYLGLQKKPHWVATIPAIFMTMVTFTYILSAPIGFGLSMGTAYMGASAVTIIVISAFIYTLRKRLNDGSVIQVDEEVPQPAA
- a CDS encoding sigma-70 family RNA polymerase sigma factor, which encodes MSEDQAYDISLTKDDLLEEVMSRYGKEVLYIAYTYVKDHSVAEDIAQEVFVKFYQRYDSFRHESSLKTWIIRITINQSKDHLKKWETKKLLFTNKLHDVIQVGKGNRPDEQVLHKETGRELHNRLLSLPVKYREILFLYYYEGLKIHEIADCLHININTAKTRLRTGKEKLKKLYPKRGELHG